The following are encoded together in the Bactrocera neohumeralis isolate Rockhampton chromosome 6, APGP_CSIRO_Bneo_wtdbg2-racon-allhic-juicebox.fasta_v2, whole genome shotgun sequence genome:
- the LOC126762678 gene encoding ecto-NOX disulfide-thiol exchanger 1 — MDFNYTNLEKMLPLLGSISSGNTLNNNQNFINQLAAAISTAVGAVNAVSTNPNSNNMAVTTNMRDRTPEPPPAPRFTSNSPITVKTNRGTAPMDIETESEAAPISANASLNGTTTVHTAADPNLPVDKLTMSVHSANMFMNGFMPPTGTAAGITANPYLFFPSAASTNAASTSAAAMATPVTNQMFMDPTAMLAAMQQMQQNYAASFAGTLPNNENCVNGQPVAANAPVNSMKEVIKTKNSILFPPNPNAPPPTTRERPPGCRTVFVGGLPENCTEDLVREIFESCGEITTLRTSKKNFCHIRYRHEASVDRAIYLSGYRIRISNSSEPSNFGRLHVDYAQARDDLYDFECKQRQLQREQRHKERLSIDRTRSQSPPPIPHYNDHEASMVAEHLRSGDTFVKAVQTIAIWLERGDCTKRNANMFYSMIQSTHAHVRRLHTDKQQLEDDLRKARESYRKQMLTMSAQFTQIEKVFSAASHKKVWDHFTKAQRKNIDQWKKLALELRSVQIEDDEMEMSDDDRNYQGSSAKRTRYDAESLKEENDSLRCQLEALRSEMSHVRTDIKYDNDYREKQIKVLQETIRNMQTQLMQTKMREQKDNKTIEQLERKLKEAGVKQLLLKTRIKETTNKRRDRESSSINSETSEILIDETEDNDIDDEDDNDVEEVAVEDSTRNKPKDSTKSNRERDNTENSTNADKTNHIQIIDIDGYKSDDEVDIIEDQNDVVEIHETDDDEKVTNQSNKTDEKTSEEAAHAERSDIKKAAETATVQKTIETPTLGDSVETKDASGDISSTDKVKVQLSEESKVIELKFLPFVEAQIIALVAAYLIVQPFGVSAESICSYLRHYMKRLDLQVPTLEQILTNYTNLFKLEHPAEVSCNNDPKPQWKFCGFTAADGGTGGNERDNAKGEE; from the exons ATGGATTTCAACTATACTAACTTGGAAAAAATGT TACCCCTACTCGGTTCCATATCTAGCGGGAACACCCTAAACAATAATCAGAATTTTATCAACCAACTGGCTGCTGCAATAAGTACCGCAGTTGGTGCAGTGAATGCGGTGTCAACCAATCCCAACAGCAATAATATGGCTGTAACTACGAATATGCGTGATCGAACACCAGAACCACCACCGGCTCCTAGATTTACCTCGAATTCACCAATCACAGTAAAGACGAATCGTGGTACCGCACCAATGGATATTGAAACTGAATCAGAGGCAGCGCCTATATCTGCAAACGCTAGTCTTAATGGAACTACTACTGTTCACACTGCAGCCGACCCAAATTTGCCAGTTGATAAGCTGACAATGAGCGTGCACAGCGCTAATATGTTTATGAATGGTTTTATGCCACCAACGGGCACAGCTGCTGGAATTACAGCAAATCCCTACTTGTTCTTTCCTTCAGCCGCGTCAACAAATGCTGCATCAACATCAGCAGCTGCAATGGCCACGCCAGTGACTAATCAAATGTTTATGGATCCGACAGCAATGTTGGCAGCTATGCagcaaatgcaacaaaattatGCTGCTAGCTTTGCCGGCACTTTGCCTAATAACGAAAACTGTGTCAATGGACAACCCGTTGCAGCAAATGCCCCTG ttAACAGCATGAAAGAGGTGATTAAAACCAAGAATTCCATACTGTTTCCACCCAATCCAAATGCGCCACCCCCCACCACACGAGAACGACCGCCTGGTTGCCGCACAGTATTTGTCGGCGGTCTGCCTGAAAACTGTACAGAGGATCTGGTACGTGAAATATTCGAATCTTGTGGTGAAATCACAACACTGCGTACATCGAAAAAGAATTTCTGCCACATACGCTATCGTCACGAAGCGTCCGTTGACCGCGCCATCTATCTCTCTGGCTATCGCATACGTATCTCTAACTCTAGCGAACCGTCAAATTTTGGACGCCTACATGTTGACTACGCGCAAGCCCGCGATGATCTCTACGATTTTGAGTGCAAGCAGCGTCAATTGCAACGTGAGCAACGGCACAAGGAACGCTTGTCTATCGATCGTACACGTTCTCAATCGCCGCCACCCATACCACATTACAATGATCATGAAGCATCAATGGTAGCCGAGCATTTGCGTAGCGGCGACACTTTCGTTAAAGCCGTACAAACAATTGCAATTTGGCTGGAGCGCGGCGACTGCACAAAACGCAATGCCAACATGTTTTACTCCATGATACAAAGCACACACGCCCATGTGCGGCGTCTACATACTGATAAGCAGCAGTTGGAAGATGATCTACGTAAAGCGCGTGAAAGCTACCGCAAACAAATGCTGACTATGTCCGCACAGT TCACTCAGATTGAAAAAGTGTTCAGTGCTGCAAGTCACAAGAAGGTTTGGGACCATTTCACCAAAGCCCAAAGAAAAAACATCGATCAGTGGAAGAAGCTGGCATTG GAATTACGCTCCGTGCAGATTGAGGATGATGAAATGGAAATGTCTGACGACGATCGGAACTATCAGGGCAGCAGCGCAAAGAGAACACGCTACGATGCGGAGAGTTTGAAG GAAGAAAACGACTCGCTGCGCTGTCAGCTAGAAGCTTTGCGTAGCGAAATGTCGCACGTTCGCACCGACATCAAATACGACAATGATTATCGTGAGAAACAGATCAAAGTGCTGCAGGAAACGATACGCAATATGCAAACTCAATTGATGCAGACGAAAATGCGCGAACAAAAGGACAACAAAACAATTGAACAGCTCGAGCGTAAGTTGAAAGAAGCTGGCGTGAAGCAATTATTGTTAAAGACTAGAATCAAAGAAACCACCAACAAGCGAAGAGATCGCGAATCATCGTCAATTAATTCCGAGACCAGTGAGATATTAATCGATGAAACTGAAGATAACGATATTGATGATGAGGATGACAATGATGTGGAAGAGGTGGCTGTGGAAGATTCAACGAGAAATAAGCCGAAAGATTCGACAAAGTCCAATAGGGAGAGAGATAATACTGAAAATTCGACTAATGCCGACAAAACTAATCACATACAAATTATAGATATTGATGGCTACAAAAGTGATGACGAAGTGGATATTATCGAAGATCAGAATGACGTTGTAGAAATACACGAAACCGATGATGACGAAAAAGTCACAAACCAAAGCAACAAGACAGACGAAAAAACGTCAGAGGAAGCAGCGCATGCCGAACGTTCAGACATTAAAAAAGCAGCTGAAACTGCAACAGTGCAAAAGACAATCGAAACCCCTACGCTTGGGGACAGTGTTGAAACTAAGGATGCTAGCGGTGATATTTCTAGTACCGACAAAGTTAAGGTGCAGTTATCAGAGGAAAGCAAAGTGATTGAA TTGAAATTCTTGCCATTTGTGGAGGCCCAAATCATAGCGTTAGTGGCTGCCTATCTAATAGTGCAACCGTTTGGCGTCAGCGCTGAGTCAATTTGTAGCTACTTGCGGCACTACATGAAGAGGCTGGACTTACAGGTGCCAACGTTAGAGCAGATACTGACAAACTACACTAATCTCTTCAAGTTGGAACATCCAGCTGAAGTAAGTTGTAATAACGACCCCAAGCCACAGTGGAAATTTTGCGGATTTACTGCAGCTGATGGTGGAACCGGCGGCAACGAGCGTGACAACGCTAAGGGTGAAGAGTGA